The Montipora foliosa isolate CH-2021 chromosome 14, ASM3666993v2, whole genome shotgun sequence genome window below encodes:
- the LOC137984611 gene encoding homeobox protein SIX6-like yields MESFENVTSVKSESTNLAFSADQVACVCDALRQSGDLERLARFLCSLPPNDLLNGTESVLKARAFVAFHRGRFREVYSILESHEFDASSHEMLQNMWYKSHYCEAENLRGRVLGAVDKYRIRRKYPLPRTIWDGEETVYCFKEKSRQLLKQCYEQNRYPAPQDKRLIAKQTGLTLKQVSNWFKNRRQRDRIPSNKSDESISKSIDSIGSESRGIVHGVILAENVVGATEDMEIPPPLTKTEQELLNNCLYPSANLGTHSEAVQLVCVDIPNVCNGELSEEVMVVKKEEEYQ; encoded by the exons ATGGAGTCATTCGAGAACGTTACGTCAGTGAAAAGTGAGTCCACAAACTTGGCTTTCTCCGCGGATCAAGTCGCTTGCGTTTGCGATGCATTGAGACAATCGGGAGATCTTGAAAGATTGGCTCGATTTCTGTGTTCACTCCCCCCAAACGATCTGCTCAACGGAACCGAGAGTGTACTGAAAGCCAGAGCTTTCGTGGCGTTTCATCGCGGAAGATTTCGAGAAGTGTACTCAATACTTGAAAGTCATGAATTTGATGCTTCCTCGCATGAAATGCTGCAGAATATGTGGTACAAGTCGCATTACTGTGAAGCTGAAAATCTCCGAGGACGAGTGCTAGGAGCTGTGGATAAGTACAGGATTAGACGGAAGTATCCGCTCCCGCGAACAATATGGGACGGCGAAGAAACGGTTTATTGCTTCAAAGAGAAATCGCGTCAACTGCTAAAGCAATGTTACGAACAGAATCGCTATCCTGCTCCACAAGATAAACGCCTAATTGCCAAACAGACTGGCTTGACATTGAAGCAAGTTAGCAATTGGTTCAAGAATCGACGTCAGCGAGACAGAATCCCTTCGAACAAAAG CGACGAGTCAATCTCGAAAAGCATCGATTCCATTGGTTCTGAATCTCGCGGCATCGTTCACGGAGTCATTTTGGCTGAAAACGTCGTTGGCGCAACTGAGGACATGGAAATTCCACCGCCCTTGACGAAAACAGAACAAGAActcttgaacaattgtttgtATCCGTCTGCGAACTTGGGTACTCACAGCGAGGCCGTTCAATTAGTCTGCGTTGATATACCAAATGTTTGTAACGGTGAATTAAGTGAAGAAGTTATGGTTGTGAAAAAAGAGGAAGAATATCAATGA